The genomic interval AACGGTTCTGTAATCCTTTGCCTGAGGGAAAATTTTAGTCATTGTTCTCTCCGGATTTCTCCAGACGCAGATAAATACTTCCTGAGCAGAAACTGAGGTTATTAATATTAAACTAAAAAGTCCTGGTAAAAAGCCTGTAAACCTGAAAAGAAAACTCATCTCTCTCACCCCCTAAAGATAACTTTTGAGCCGCTCTTATCTGAAAACCGGCTAAGTTATAAGTCAACCCAATAGTCAAGGCATCTTTTTTATCTCCATCCCGATTTAAATGGGTCAATCCTAAGTTTAGGTCTATTTTAGGAAATAAGGCATAATCAACCCCGCTAAAGAGCCCGCTGAGTCTTTTACCTGCTTCTTCTCCGAAAGTTAGTTCACCACGCCAGGCAATTAGACCGTAATATTTAGTCAAATCAAGGGCTACTAATCTTTTATATTTAGAATGTTTCATCGGGTGATGCATTTTATCCGGCAGAACCCTGCCTGAAAGTCCTGATATGCCAATCCTTAAATCCTCAAACTCCACTCCCTGATAACCAATCCTTGCAGTAATCAACCCATCATTATCAATATCAGTCCATCTCCTGACTCCTACTCCCTGGCTCACAGAAATTGCATAATCAAAATTCTTAAGCACCCCGGAAAGCTGCAATCCATTATCAAACCCTATACCGATAGTCTCATATTCCAGAGTCTCAATAAGCAGCCGCTTGCTTCTATAATTCGGCAGCAATCCAAAGGGCAATATATAGCGACCCGCGATTAAGTTCCATCTTCCTAATGGCCCCTTATATTGAATATAACCCTGCTCTAACATTGTCTCCTGGAAATTATGCATTGAATCTATCTGAGTAAATAGGATAATTCTATCCCCCATCTCATCAGCAAATACCTTTCTGAGACTAAGCCCTAATGCCTCAACCTTAAACTTATTACCTTGATAGCGGAGGTCCTTATCAGCGGTAAGAAAGAGTGTAGATTCCGCTGGCTGAACAAAAATACCAACAAAAATACCAATAAGAAAAACTAAGCCCACAGGTTTAAGCATTTTTAATCTTTCCATCTTCTAATAAGATAACCTTGCGGCAATTTTTTGCCAGTTCCATATTGTGGGTCACCACAATAACGGTTAGACCGTTTTTATTTAATTCATCAAATATCTTAAAAATCATTTCCGCATTTTTTGAATCCAAATTTCCGGTGGGTTCATCTGCCAGAAGAACCGAGGGAGAATTTATCAGCGACCTTGCAATAGCCACCCTCTGCATCTCTCCGCCGGAAAGATGTGCGGGCCTATGATGTATTCTTTTGTTAAGCCCGACTAAATTTAATAGTTCCTCTGCCTGCTTAACCCGGTTTATATTTTTGGCAAAGAGCCCGGGGAGTTGAACATTTTCTAAAGCAGTAAGCGTAGGGATTAAAAAAAATTGCTGAAATACAAACCCTATAGCATCTC from bacterium Unc6 carries:
- a CDS encoding ABC transporter ATP-binding protein, translated to MNNQTIIEIKDVVKIYKRGEEEVHAVDGIGLEIKKGEFLSVVGPSGSGKTTLLNIIGCVDNPTQGTVKINGQDVTTVKEARLTKIRRDAIGFVFQQFFLIPTLTALENVQLPGLFAKNINRVKQAEELLNLVGLNKRIHHRPAHLSGGEMQRVAIARSLINSPSVLLADEPTGNLDSKNAEMIFKIFDELNKNGLTVIVVTHNMELAKNCRKVILLEDGKIKNA